One part of the Conexibacter woesei Iso977N genome encodes these proteins:
- a CDS encoding CsbD family protein, whose amino-acid sequence MSDGTADDLKGRAKKAAGELTDDDSLKREGDVDRASGTVKDKVGGAADRVKDALRRD is encoded by the coding sequence ATGAGCGACGGAACAGCAGACGATCTCAAGGGCCGCGCCAAGAAGGCGGCCGGCGAGTTGACCGACGACGACAGCCTCAAGCGCGAGGGCGATGTGGACAGGGCGTCCGGCACCGTCAAGGACAAGGTCGGCGGAGCCGCCGACAGGGTCAAGGACGCGCTGCGCAGGGATTGA
- a CDS encoding TetR/AcrR family transcriptional regulator, which translates to MPRRPAGETRDLLLDAASALLLRDPSKLTLDAVAEEAGVSKGGLLYHFSSKNDLLDAVIDRWEARFEEEIEKTAEPGPGGWTRAYVDVTAQDFDDPHIRGVDAGIIAALALHQKRLETVRARYAAKQARVERDDIDAVDATIVRLATDGLWFCELLDLGPPQGELREQVLARLKDLARAKD; encoded by the coding sequence GTGCCCCGGCGGCCTGCGGGCGAGACCCGCGACCTGCTCCTGGACGCCGCCTCGGCGCTCCTCCTGCGCGACCCGTCGAAGCTCACGCTCGACGCGGTCGCCGAGGAGGCGGGCGTGTCCAAGGGCGGCCTGCTCTACCACTTCTCCTCCAAGAACGACCTCCTCGACGCGGTCATCGACCGCTGGGAGGCGCGCTTCGAGGAGGAGATCGAGAAGACCGCCGAGCCCGGCCCCGGCGGCTGGACGCGCGCCTACGTGGACGTCACCGCCCAGGACTTCGACGACCCGCACATCCGCGGCGTCGACGCCGGGATCATCGCCGCGCTGGCGCTGCACCAGAAGCGGCTGGAGACCGTCCGCGCCCGCTACGCCGCCAAGCAGGCGCGCGTCGAACGCGACGACATCGACGCGGTCGACGCCACGATCGTGCGCCTCGCCACCGACGGCCTCTGGTTCTGCGAGCTGCTGGACCTCGGCCCGCCGCAGGGCGAGCTGCGCGAGCAGGTCCTGGCGCGCCTGAAGGACCTGGCGCGCGCGAAGGACTAG
- a CDS encoding delta-60 repeat domain-containing protein, which produces MHIPRHPAALAASLLAIGTVGTGVAIAATNPGDQDPDFNGGQTRLVDFPAPVDVFDGQYDTATQVTVAPDGSIYVGGYVDTGCDCDDPDSPVSLGHLDAAGNPIAAFGTDGVITDGDHLLREGPTAFGFAPNGDLLVGGSARGAPQVPSLRAADDSIDGDFTVYHYDASGRFVRQAREDFDFGGVQDSFVRGFLPLDGGGQLVMGSAGDGNYTNNHFATITLGADDAITGENVDDQTQAAALTAGQQAGATDGSYVIAGAGQVYTPPINNDLRISEEGSPAQAWVLRRYDAAGTRDDSYGGDFPIEGASYVSGTDGSLAGDGATYLLGDVSSDGSITTQVVRFTADGQPDEAFGIQTVASIFSDEEGPFGAAYNIDAIAGTPDGKLIVVANHYVGFGGSETVVARLNTDGTLDTTFGDGGIRTLAGAPDADYMEGEDAAVQSDGKAVVAGDAGRNFKELALRSTRAAASLSDGEQQAYVTRLAGDPRKPVTTTTTDTTTTPATTATTTTTTTQTTTTTATTPKPVAAQSVPAKSCASRRAFKIRLRIPKGDKPVSATVKVNGKRVKVVKGSRLRSTIDLRGLPKGTVKVAITVKLSGTKKTLKGQRTYHTCVPKLADSIPVL; this is translated from the coding sequence ATGCACATCCCTCGCCACCCCGCGGCCCTCGCCGCCTCCCTGCTCGCCATCGGCACCGTCGGTACCGGCGTGGCGATCGCCGCGACCAACCCCGGCGACCAGGACCCCGACTTCAACGGCGGCCAGACGCGCCTCGTGGACTTCCCGGCGCCCGTCGACGTCTTCGACGGCCAGTACGACACCGCGACCCAGGTGACGGTCGCGCCCGACGGCTCGATCTACGTGGGCGGCTACGTCGACACCGGCTGCGACTGCGACGACCCCGACTCGCCGGTCTCGCTCGGCCACCTCGACGCCGCCGGCAACCCGATCGCGGCGTTCGGCACCGACGGCGTGATCACCGACGGCGACCACCTCCTTCGCGAGGGCCCGACCGCGTTCGGCTTCGCGCCCAACGGCGACCTGCTCGTCGGCGGCTCGGCGAGGGGCGCCCCGCAGGTCCCGAGCCTGCGCGCCGCCGACGACAGCATCGACGGCGACTTCACCGTCTACCACTACGACGCGAGCGGCAGGTTCGTCCGTCAGGCGCGCGAGGACTTCGACTTCGGCGGCGTCCAGGACAGCTTCGTCCGCGGCTTCCTGCCGCTCGACGGCGGCGGCCAGCTCGTGATGGGCTCGGCGGGCGACGGCAACTACACCAACAACCACTTCGCGACGATCACGCTCGGCGCCGACGACGCGATCACCGGCGAGAACGTCGACGACCAGACCCAGGCCGCGGCGCTCACCGCCGGCCAGCAGGCCGGCGCCACCGACGGCAGCTACGTGATCGCGGGCGCGGGCCAGGTCTACACGCCGCCGATCAACAACGATCTGCGCATCTCCGAGGAGGGCTCGCCCGCGCAGGCGTGGGTCCTGCGCCGCTACGACGCCGCGGGCACCCGCGACGACAGCTACGGCGGTGACTTCCCGATCGAGGGCGCGAGCTACGTCAGCGGCACCGACGGCTCGCTGGCCGGCGACGGCGCGACGTACCTGCTCGGCGACGTCAGCAGCGACGGGTCCATCACGACGCAGGTCGTGCGCTTCACCGCCGACGGCCAACCCGACGAGGCCTTCGGGATCCAGACCGTGGCGTCGATCTTCAGCGACGAGGAGGGTCCCTTCGGCGCGGCGTACAACATCGACGCGATCGCCGGCACGCCGGACGGCAAGCTCATCGTCGTCGCCAACCACTACGTCGGCTTCGGCGGCTCCGAGACGGTCGTCGCCCGCCTGAACACCGACGGCACGCTCGACACGACGTTCGGCGACGGCGGCATCCGCACGCTGGCCGGCGCCCCGGACGCCGACTACATGGAGGGCGAGGACGCCGCGGTCCAGAGCGACGGCAAGGCGGTCGTCGCGGGCGACGCCGGGCGGAACTTCAAGGAGCTCGCGCTCCGCTCGACCCGCGCGGCGGCCTCGTTGAGCGACGGCGAGCAGCAGGCCTACGTGACGCGCCTGGCGGGCGACCCGAGGAAGCCGGTCACGACGACCACGACCGACACGACGACGACGCCGGCGACCACCGCCACGACGACCACGACCACCACGCAGACGACGACCACCACGGCGACCACGCCCAAGCCGGTCGCCGCCCAGAGCGTCCCGGCCAAGTCGTGCGCCTCCAGGCGCGCGTTCAAGATCCGCCTGCGGATCCCCAAGGGCGACAAGCCGGTCAGCGCGACGGTCAAGGTCAACGGCAAGCGGGTCAAGGTCGTCAAGGGCTCGCGCCTGAGGTCGACGATCGACCTGCGCGGCCTGCCCAAGGGCACGGTCAAGGTCGCGATCACGGTCAAGCTGAGCGGCACCAAGAAGACCCTCAAGGGCCAGCGGACCTACCACACCTGCGTCCCGAAGCTGGCCGACTCGATCCCGGTCCTGTAG
- a CDS encoding GAF domain-containing sensor histidine kinase, whose amino-acid sequence MTDAPTSPLAALHLLVSMLGEGEIAAPGASFYDRLAEAVCRLGAMRRAAVYLSDDARRRVWAAGAHGIAVDRLAAAGPVADVPAVALRALEQDAVIEIAPGDVGDALPSAEVARLGLTDITCIPMSAGGRHYGVVLAERGLADDAPPLSDAERDGLWTLGKVCALAASARAATRQQERARHLGDRLDLARDVHERVIQRLFGVTLALGAPGDLTQPQRERCADELQAATEELRLTIQRPFAQQHRGDATAADAPALRDEVRRLAAEHAEIEFIINWPDDLEVPVTLDPLAQTVVAEAVRNARKHARPRAIEVTVASEQDGGALAIDVANDGVGPDAPAGAGVGLRLAAFEALEFGAAVDFGRLAPDRWHVRLVLPLPLPATATTTNGAAA is encoded by the coding sequence ATGACCGACGCCCCGACCTCACCCCTCGCGGCGCTGCACCTCCTGGTGTCGATGCTCGGCGAGGGCGAGATCGCCGCGCCCGGCGCGTCGTTCTACGACCGCCTCGCCGAGGCCGTCTGCCGCCTGGGCGCGATGCGCCGCGCCGCGGTCTACCTGTCCGACGACGCGCGCCGGCGCGTGTGGGCCGCGGGCGCGCACGGGATCGCGGTCGACCGCCTCGCCGCCGCGGGCCCGGTCGCCGACGTCCCGGCGGTCGCGCTGCGCGCGCTGGAGCAGGACGCGGTGATCGAGATCGCGCCCGGCGACGTCGGCGACGCGCTGCCCAGCGCCGAGGTCGCGCGCCTCGGGCTGACCGACATCACGTGCATCCCGATGTCGGCCGGCGGCCGCCACTACGGCGTCGTGCTCGCCGAGCGCGGCCTCGCCGACGACGCGCCGCCGCTCAGCGACGCCGAGCGCGACGGCCTCTGGACCCTCGGCAAGGTCTGCGCGCTCGCGGCCTCCGCGCGCGCAGCGACCCGCCAGCAGGAGCGCGCCCGCCACCTCGGCGACCGCCTCGACCTCGCGCGCGACGTCCACGAGCGCGTGATCCAGCGCCTGTTCGGCGTGACGCTCGCGCTCGGCGCGCCCGGCGACCTGACCCAGCCCCAGCGCGAGCGCTGCGCCGACGAGCTGCAGGCCGCGACCGAGGAGCTGCGGCTGACGATCCAGCGCCCGTTTGCGCAACAGCACCGCGGCGACGCCACCGCTGCCGACGCGCCCGCGCTGCGCGACGAGGTCCGGCGCCTGGCGGCCGAGCACGCGGAGATCGAGTTCATCATCAACTGGCCGGACGACCTCGAGGTCCCGGTCACGCTGGATCCGCTCGCGCAGACCGTCGTCGCCGAGGCCGTCCGCAACGCGCGCAAGCACGCGCGCCCGCGCGCGATCGAGGTCACGGTCGCGTCCGAGCAGGACGGCGGCGCGCTCGCGATCGACGTCGCCAACGACGGCGTCGGCCCCGACGCGCCCGCGGGCGCGGGCGTCGGCCTGCGCCTGGCGGCCTTCGAGGCGCTGGAGTTCGGCGCCGCGGTCGACTTCGGCCGCCTCGCGCCCGACCGCTGGCACGTCCGCCTCGTCCTCCCGCTCCCGCTCCCGGCGACCGCGACCACCACGAACGGAGCAGCCGCATGA
- a CDS encoding DMT family transporter — MPASLLLGTAILSEVAATLALRASDGFSRPLPVAVVIVGYGLSFWLLALALKHIPVSLTYAIWAGTGTALVAVGGVVAFGESMNTMKLLSLFVIVLGVVGLSAAGGGAH; from the coding sequence ATGCCCGCTTCTCTCCTCCTCGGTACAGCGATCCTCTCCGAGGTCGCTGCCACTCTTGCCCTCCGTGCCTCGGACGGGTTCTCCAGACCGCTGCCCGTCGCCGTCGTGATCGTCGGCTACGGGCTCTCGTTCTGGCTCCTGGCGCTCGCGCTCAAGCACATCCCGGTCTCGCTGACCTACGCGATCTGGGCCGGCACCGGCACCGCGCTGGTCGCGGTCGGCGGCGTGGTCGCGTTCGGTGAGAGCATGAACACCATGAAGCTCCTCAGCCTCTTCGTGATCGTCCTCGGCGTCGTCGGCCTGTCGGCCGCGGGCGGCGGGGCCCACTAG
- a CDS encoding SIMPL domain-containing protein (The SIMPL domain is named for its presence in mouse protein SIMPL (signalling molecule that associates with mouse pelle-like kinase). Bacterial member BP26, from Brucella, was shown to assemble into a channel-like structure, while YggE from E. coli has been associated with resistance to oxidative stress.), which translates to MPSPPLAFRAVAVLAIFAFLAGCLAAAANAQAPAPTTQQRTLVAVGTGTIAVTPKDRNDNASIVAAVRDANDRALPAALTDARTQATQLAAAAGMTLGPVISLSNSGTSTAGVFYGPYYGVAGSFGPNRYCGTIKTRSSRIGRDGKRHYGRLKSHRVCRVPAVIQRSVQLTYALA; encoded by the coding sequence GTGCCCTCACCGCCGCTCGCGTTCCGCGCTGTCGCCGTCCTGGCGATCTTCGCGTTCCTCGCCGGCTGCCTGGCTGCCGCCGCCAACGCCCAGGCTCCAGCGCCCACCACGCAGCAGCGCACGCTCGTCGCCGTCGGCACCGGCACGATCGCCGTGACACCGAAGGACAGGAACGACAACGCCTCGATCGTGGCCGCCGTCAGGGACGCCAACGACAGGGCGCTCCCCGCGGCCCTGACCGACGCGCGCACGCAGGCCACGCAGCTCGCCGCCGCCGCGGGCATGACGCTCGGCCCGGTGATCTCGCTGTCGAACTCCGGCACGAGCACGGCCGGCGTCTTCTACGGCCCCTACTACGGCGTCGCCGGCTCGTTCGGTCCGAACAGGTACTGCGGGACGATCAAGACGCGCTCGTCGAGGATCGGCAGGGACGGCAAGCGCCACTACGGCAGGCTCAAGAGCCACCGGGTCTGCCGCGTGCCCGCCGTGATCCAGCGGTCGGTCCAGCTGACGTACGCGCTCGCCTAG
- a CDS encoding sensor domain-containing diguanylate cyclase — MAAAATFSVPGNELERLEALRALAILDTDDEQLYDDVVKLASAICDAPVAIINFIDADRQWGKAIVGLDDSEAPREHSFCSRAILDPDALFVVPDTHADPEWVHNPMVTGDADVRFYAGAPIVTSEGHALGTVCIADHVTREFTHAQREALKVLARQTAAHLELRKATRSLADACASLQHMAVHDTLTGLANRVLLHDRLELALKQRRRSGRAVGVLFGDLNGFKAINDTLGHHAGDELLKVVADRLCTAARETDTVARFAGDEFVIVLPELGLPGDIDAVALRMAAAVARPATLRCGDGATVTPAISLGRALARDDEDADTLLARADAAMYDVKRASKSAA; from the coding sequence ATGGCCGCCGCCGCCACCTTCTCCGTCCCCGGCAACGAGCTCGAGCGCCTCGAGGCGCTGCGCGCGCTCGCGATCCTGGACACCGACGACGAGCAGCTCTACGACGACGTCGTCAAGCTCGCCTCCGCGATCTGCGACGCGCCGGTCGCGATCATCAACTTCATCGACGCCGACCGCCAGTGGGGCAAGGCGATCGTCGGCCTCGACGACAGCGAGGCGCCGCGCGAGCACTCGTTCTGCTCCCGCGCGATCCTCGACCCCGACGCGCTGTTCGTCGTCCCCGACACCCACGCCGACCCCGAGTGGGTGCACAACCCGATGGTCACCGGCGACGCCGACGTCCGCTTCTACGCGGGCGCGCCGATCGTCACCAGCGAGGGCCACGCGCTCGGGACCGTCTGCATCGCCGACCACGTCACGCGCGAGTTCACCCACGCCCAGCGCGAGGCGCTGAAGGTCCTGGCGCGCCAGACCGCCGCGCACCTCGAGCTGCGCAAGGCCACCAGGTCGCTCGCCGACGCGTGCGCGTCGCTGCAGCACATGGCCGTCCACGACACGCTCACCGGCCTCGCCAACCGCGTGCTCCTGCACGACCGCCTGGAGCTCGCGCTCAAGCAGCGCCGCCGCAGCGGCCGCGCCGTCGGCGTGCTGTTCGGCGACCTCAACGGCTTCAAGGCCATCAACGACACGCTCGGCCACCACGCGGGCGACGAGCTGCTGAAGGTCGTCGCCGACCGCCTCTGCACCGCCGCGCGCGAGACCGACACCGTCGCGCGCTTCGCCGGCGACGAGTTCGTGATCGTCCTGCCGGAGCTCGGGCTGCCGGGCGACATCGACGCGGTCGCGCTGCGGATGGCCGCCGCCGTGGCGCGCCCCGCGACGCTGCGCTGCGGCGACGGCGCGACGGTCACCCCCGCGATCTCGCTGGGCCGCGCGCTGGCGCGGGACGACGAGGACGCCGACACGCTCCTGGCCCGCGCCGACGCCGCGATGTACGACGTCAAGCGCGCCTCCAAGTCGGCCGCCTGA
- a CDS encoding MmcQ/YjbR family DNA-binding protein, which produces MATWDDVARLALALPETTADDAHGHRKWRAWKVKDKAFVWERPLGRSDLKALGDDAPPDGPILAARIEHDGAKRALIESDPDVYFTIPHFDGFPAILLLLDRIGPEELEEVVTEAWLNRAPPRVLKAYMSEREGASEA; this is translated from the coding sequence ATGGCGACCTGGGACGACGTGGCGCGCTTGGCGCTCGCGCTGCCGGAGACGACCGCGGACGACGCGCACGGGCATCGGAAGTGGCGCGCGTGGAAGGTCAAGGACAAGGCCTTCGTCTGGGAGCGGCCGCTGGGCAGGAGCGACCTGAAGGCGCTGGGCGACGACGCGCCGCCCGACGGGCCGATCCTGGCCGCGCGGATCGAGCACGACGGCGCCAAGCGGGCGCTGATCGAGAGCGACCCGGACGTCTACTTCACGATCCCGCACTTCGACGGCTTCCCGGCGATCCTGCTGCTGCTCGACCGGATCGGGCCCGAGGAGCTGGAGGAGGTCGTCACCGAGGCGTGGCTGAACCGCGCGCCGCCGCGCGTGCTCAAGGCCTACATGTCGGAGCGCGAGGGCGCGAGCGAGGCCTAG
- a CDS encoding response regulator transcription factor, producing MSALDAPPRRLCVLVVDDHDIVHWGMRLVLVQQDWVERCVPATTGDEAEDRARRYGPHVALVDLFVGDESGTDIARRVRAVHPATRVLLLSGAGRISATAAKAAGAAGFVTKDRSAAEIVEAIRRIGAGEDVFEQPRGGGLDGAGGVRRGTPGDGRPGHHRLTARERQVLQMISAGLTNVEIAAELRLSPNTVKEHASSMFRKLGARNRADAVQRAQRLGVLN from the coding sequence ATGAGCGCGCTCGACGCCCCGCCCCGCCGCCTCTGCGTCCTGGTCGTCGACGACCACGACATCGTCCACTGGGGCATGCGGCTCGTGCTCGTCCAGCAGGACTGGGTCGAGCGCTGCGTGCCCGCGACCACCGGCGACGAGGCCGAGGACCGCGCCCGCCGCTACGGACCGCACGTCGCGCTCGTCGACCTGTTCGTCGGTGACGAGTCCGGGACCGACATCGCGCGCCGCGTCCGCGCCGTCCACCCCGCGACGCGCGTCCTGCTGCTCTCCGGCGCGGGCCGGATCAGCGCGACCGCGGCGAAGGCGGCGGGCGCGGCCGGGTTCGTCACCAAGGACCGCAGCGCCGCCGAGATCGTCGAGGCGATCCGCCGGATCGGCGCGGGCGAGGACGTCTTCGAGCAGCCGCGCGGCGGCGGCCTGGACGGCGCCGGCGGCGTGCGCCGCGGGACGCCCGGCGACGGCCGTCCCGGCCACCACCGCCTGACCGCGCGCGAGCGCCAGGTGCTCCAGATGATCAGCGCGGGGCTGACGAACGTCGAGATCGCCGCCGAGCTGAGGCTGAGCCCCAACACGGTCAAGGAGCACGCGAGCTCGATGTTCCGCAAGCTCGGCGCCCGCAACCGCGCCGACGCGGTCCAGCGCGCGCAACGGCTCGGCGTCCTCAACTAG